A DNA window from Setaria viridis chromosome 2, Setaria_viridis_v4.0, whole genome shotgun sequence contains the following coding sequences:
- the LOC117842208 gene encoding GCN5-related N-acetyltransferase 10, chloroplastic encodes MARNWVLNSDSRPPMLNETPGLAWVRQRPSPTVHTLASLPCHLPTTPKSKSMALLRAPPPFRQPLSPSSRSRRCPTCHAVAATAGPCPGPSWTGVHGGGGGAKKRLLASRRWPGGVGVPSLLATTDEGVAAAGVTREEEDDDEYLAREAGWGVRQMGRVGEEMRRVAQVQAKAFHVPVALFNDFFFDFFKAEVLSALIYRVRNSPPDRYACLVAEEAEPTTQLSQAPYEKIVGVVDCTVQDEDDILKHLQGADEYLYVSGIAVLPSFRRRKVGTALLKACEALGFQWRHRFMVLRAYEDDDGARGLYAKAGYRVVSRDPDWVTWVGRRRRVLMIKELPLHDNQI; translated from the exons ATGGCGAGGAATTGGGTCCTCAATTCCGATTCTAGGCCTCCAATGCTGAACGAAACGCCCGGCCTGGCCTGGGTGAGGCAACGGCCGTCTCCCACGGTCCACACGCTCGCCAGCCTCCCCTGCCATCTGCCGACGACTCCAAAATCCAAATCCATGGCCCTCCTCCGTGCGCCCCCGCCCTTCCGGCagcctctctcgccctcctccCGCTCCAGGCGCTGCCCCACATGCCACGCAGTCGCCGCCACGGCCGGGCCATGCCCCGGCCCCTCCTGGACCGGCGTccatggaggaggcggcggcgccaagaagaggCTTCTTGCGAGCAGGAGGTGGCcgggaggggtgggggtgccttCTCTCCTGGCCACAACGGATGAGGGGGTCGCTGCTGCAGGCGTtacgagggaggaggaggacgacgacgagtacCTGGCACGGGAGGCCGGGTGGGGGGTGCGGCAGATGGGGCGGGTCGGGGAGGAGATGCGGCGGGTGGCGCAGGTCCAGGCCAAGGCCTTCCACGTCCCCGTCGCGCTCTTCAACGACTTCTTCTTCGACTTCTTCAAA GCCGAGGTGCTGTCCGCGCTTATCTACAGAGTGAGGAACTCGCCTCCTGACAG ATATGCTTGTTTGGTGGCTGAAGAAGCTGAGCCAACCACCCAGCTATCACAGGCACCCTATGAGAAAATTGTCGGGGTCGTGGATTGCACAGTGCAGGATGAAGATGACATCCTTAAGCACCTCCAAGGCGCTGATGAGTACCTCTACGTGTCTGGAATTGCAGTACTACCATCATTCAG GAGGAGGAAGGTAGGGACTGCACTGCTGAAGGCCTGCGAGGCACTAGGGTTCCAATGGAGGCACAGATTCATGGTTCTCAGGGCATATGAGGATGACGATGGCGCTCGAGGTCTCTACGCCAAAGCAGGGTACAGGGTTGTGTCAAGGGATCCTGATTGGGTCACCTGGGTAGGGAGGAGAAGGCGTGTTCTGATGATAAAAGAGTTGCCACTTCACGATAACCAGATATAA